The following are encoded in a window of Collinsella aerofaciens genomic DNA:
- a CDS encoding type II secretion system F family protein has translation MEIAMPLVVGGLAGLSVATACGAEPRVPRMPPAELVRQTLESMAEKLPRELVENDLLTKIARSWASLIPADRLGFAIEDNAARLAFLLLSSGICSVLLAVASLSPIGFVLGLVAPFGVGAARDTFDRRREQHDVEEAMPEAFTALSMSLASGHSLAQGMRFVGAHAQEPVHTEFLRVAAAIDCGISATDALDDLLVRIDAPGLSLVTLALKVSQRTGAPLAGLLSEASSMVGERIELKRRLDVKTSQARMSAHMVAAMPAGMCAVLALLSADFRRGLATPAGAGAVVLGLALNVVALVVIRRIMRVEL, from the coding sequence ATGGAGATCGCTATGCCCCTCGTCGTAGGGGGTTTGGCGGGGCTTTCCGTCGCGACGGCGTGTGGGGCAGAGCCTCGTGTGCCGCGGATGCCGCCGGCGGAGCTGGTGCGCCAGACGCTCGAATCGATGGCGGAGAAGCTGCCGCGTGAGTTGGTGGAAAACGACCTGCTGACAAAGATTGCCCGCTCGTGGGCGTCGCTGATCCCCGCAGATCGCCTTGGGTTTGCTATTGAGGATAACGCGGCTCGTCTGGCATTTCTGCTGCTGTCGAGCGGTATCTGCAGCGTTTTGCTGGCCGTTGCGTCGTTGTCGCCCATCGGCTTTGTCTTGGGGCTGGTGGCGCCGTTTGGCGTGGGTGCCGCGCGTGACACCTTCGATCGCCGACGCGAGCAGCATGATGTAGAAGAGGCCATGCCCGAGGCATTCACGGCGTTATCCATGTCGCTTGCCTCGGGGCATTCGCTGGCACAGGGCATGCGCTTTGTGGGCGCCCATGCGCAAGAACCGGTGCATACCGAGTTTTTGCGGGTGGCGGCGGCAATCGATTGCGGCATCTCGGCGACCGACGCACTCGATGACCTACTCGTTCGCATCGATGCCCCCGGCCTTTCGCTTGTCACCTTGGCGCTCAAAGTATCGCAGCGTACCGGGGCTCCACTTGCTGGCTTGCTGTCCGAGGCGTCGAGCATGGTGGGTGAGCGCATTGAGCTCAAACGCCGTCTGGACGTTAAGACGTCACAGGCGCGTATGTCGGCACACATGGTCGCGGCGATGCCGGCGGGCATGTGCGCGGTGCTGGCTTTGCTTTCGGCAGACTTTCGTCGCGGTCTTGCGACGCCGGCTGGTGCGGGCGCCGTGGTACTGGGACTTGCCCTCAACGTCGTTGCCCTGGTAGTTATCCGGCGCATTATGCGGGTGGAGCTATGA
- a CDS encoding type II secretion system F family protein: protein MSALVGAAACLCALSVFAATGLERADACKIAETCKREAVLVIAAGYSVIDTLTARMKGAIGAGGPARVSLGEVSEMIDVVRLGLSAGLSFDAALEIFCANRRSVLAVRLERACMAWQVGVGTREAELLAAARDLDVRALETFAITVGQALALGAPLAETLAAQSREIRAAHRAAVEREIERAPVKLLIPTGTLILPALLLSILGPLLGAGGMM, encoded by the coding sequence ATGAGCGCCCTGGTCGGGGCCGCGGCTTGTCTGTGTGCCCTGAGTGTATTTGCCGCGACAGGTTTGGAGCGTGCGGATGCTTGCAAGATTGCAGAGACGTGCAAGCGTGAAGCGGTACTGGTCATTGCTGCGGGCTACTCGGTGATTGATACCCTGACTGCGCGAATGAAGGGCGCGATTGGGGCGGGCGGCCCGGCGCGGGTGTCGCTCGGTGAGGTGTCCGAGATGATCGACGTGGTGCGCCTGGGTCTTTCTGCCGGCCTTTCGTTTGACGCGGCGCTCGAGATTTTCTGTGCCAATCGTCGGTCGGTGCTGGCCGTTCGTCTTGAACGAGCTTGCATGGCGTGGCAGGTGGGCGTGGGGACGCGCGAGGCCGAGCTGTTGGCTGCCGCGCGTGATTTGGACGTGAGGGCGCTCGAGACCTTTGCCATCACGGTGGGGCAGGCGCTTGCGCTGGGCGCCCCGCTGGCCGAGACGCTGGCTGCTCAAAGTCGCGAGATCCGTGCGGCCCATCGCGCCGCAGTCGAGCGCGAGATCGAGCGCGCGCCGGTCAAGTTGCTGATTCCCACCGGCACGCTCATCTTGCCGGCGTTGCTTCTGTCCATATTGGGCCCGCTGCTGGGAGCAGGCGGGATGATGTAG
- a CDS encoding TadE family protein — MPRTSLCIDIACEDRAQSTVEAAFLLPTFLTLILLALQPVCLLYTRAVMESAAAETARLMTTTTVEDDDDLKEFTRRRLAAVPNVSIFHAGGPLSWDIELGRAGAGGVSSVSVAGEVKPLPVIGAFVQAMGSAGEGGYVELKVDVSYRSRPEWLEGDYDSWIAAWD, encoded by the coding sequence GTGCCAAGGACATCGCTCTGTATTGATATCGCGTGCGAGGATCGGGCGCAATCTACGGTCGAGGCCGCCTTTTTGCTGCCGACGTTTTTGACACTTATCTTGCTCGCGTTGCAGCCGGTGTGCCTGCTCTATACGCGTGCGGTCATGGAGTCTGCCGCCGCCGAGACCGCGCGGCTTATGACCACGACGACGGTGGAGGACGACGATGACCTTAAGGAGTTCACTCGCCGCAGACTTGCCGCGGTGCCCAACGTCTCGATTTTTCATGCCGGCGGGCCGCTGTCGTGGGATATCGAGTTGGGGCGGGCCGGTGCCGGTGGCGTTTCGTCCGTGTCTGTTGCCGGCGAGGTTAAGCCGCTGCCCGTGATCGGTGCATTTGTGCAGGCCATGGGCAGTGCGGGTGAGGGCGGCTATGTCGAGCTCAAGGTCGACGTCTCGTATCGATCGCGTCCCGAATGGCTGGAGGGAGATTATGATTCATGGATTGCTGCATGGGATTAG